In Arachis hypogaea cultivar Tifrunner chromosome 17, arahy.Tifrunner.gnm2.J5K5, whole genome shotgun sequence, a single window of DNA contains:
- the LOC112763409 gene encoding uncharacterized protein gives MGFRKLVANLKIKHQFTSVEHLQANGQVEAANKVILTGLKRRLQDAKGAWAQELPQILWAYRTTPHSTTGESPFRLAYRMEAMIPVEVEEESPRVILYNEDTNSQTQREELDLLLEVRESARIREEVLKHRMALRYNKKVVRQSFATNDLILIRNDIGADSLKSFLLRRINLRLKAKFIDRS, from the exons ATGGGTTTCAGGAAATTGGTAGCTAATctaaaaataaagcaccaattcacctcTGTAGAACACCTGCAGGCCAATGGACAGGTAGAAGCCGCCAACAAGGTCATATTGACCGGGTTGAAACGGAgactacaggatgcaaagggagcttgggctcaAGAGCTCCCACAaatcctatgggcatatcggacaacaccACACTCCACCACCGGAGAGTCACCATTCCGACTTgcttacagaatggaggcaatgatccctgtAGAGGTAGAAGAGGAATCCCCTAGAGTGATCCTCTACAACGAAGATACCAACTCCCAaactcaaagggaagagctcgacctacttctagaGGTCCGAGAAAGCGCTCGAATTAGAGAGGAAGTGCTAAAACATCGAATGGCCCTAAGGTATAATAAGAAGGTAGTCCGGCAAAGCTTCGCCACCAACGATCTTATTTTAATCCGGAATGATATCGgagcag attccctaaaaagtttcctactaaGACGCATTAATTTACGCTTAAAAGCAAAATTCATCGACCGATCATAA